Part of the Apilactobacillus apisilvae genome is shown below.
CCAACTTTAATTTTATCCCACAATAAAACTCTAGCTGGTCAATTATACGGTGAATTTAAAGAGTTCTTTCCTAATAATGCTGTTGAATATTTTGTTAGTTATTATGATTATTACCAACCAGAAGCTTATGTTCCTTCAAGTGATACTTATATTGAAAAAGATTCATCTGTAAACGATGAAATCGATAAGTTAAGACATGCTGCAACTAATGCATTATTAACGCGTAACGATGTTATTATTGTGGCTTCTGTTTCTTCTATTTTTGGATTAGGAAGTCCTGAAGAATACTTTAAACATACTGTATCTTTACATGTGGGACAACAAATTGAGCGTGATGATTTACTAAGACAACTAGTGGAAATTCAATTTGACCGTAATGATATTGATTTTCAACGTGGCCGTTTTAGAGTTCATGGGGATGTTGTTGATATTTTTCCTGCATCTGGTGATAAACATGCTTTTAGAGTTGAATTTTTTGGTGATGAAATCGACTCAATTAGAGAAATTGATACTTTGACCGGTGAGTTTTTCGGTAAAAAAGATAATATTATTATCTTCCCAGCAACCCACTTTTTAACAGATAATGAACATTTAGATACCGCTTTATCTGATATCAAAAAGGAAATGAACGAACAAGTTGATAAATTCAAAAGTGAAGGAAAACTTGTTGAAGCCCAACGTTTAAAACAAAGAACTACTTATGATGTTGAAATGATGGCTGAAATGGGTTATACCAATGGAATTGAAAATTATTCTAGATTTATGGATGGACGTAAGCCTGGAGAACCTCCATACACATTGCTAGACTTTTTCCCTGAAGATTATTTATTAGTTGTTGATGAATCTCATCAAACCCTACCTCAAATTGGTGGGATGTATAAGGGTGATAAAGCAAGAAAAGAACAACTAATTAATTATGGCTTTAGATTACCTAGTGCTTTAGATAATCGTCCCTTAAAAATGCCTGAATTTAAAACCCATATTAATCAAGCTATTTATATGTCTGCAACTCCTGGCCCCCGTGAGTTAGAAATGACTGATGAGAAAAATATTGTACAACAAATTATTCGTCCAACGGGGTTATTAGATCCAACGGTGGAAGTTAGACCAATTATGGGTCAGATGGATGATTTGGTTGGTGAAATTAACAAACGAATTGATAACAATGAACGAACTTTTGTTACAACATTAACCAAAAAAATGGCTGAAGATTTAACTGATTATCTCAAAGATCTAGGAATTAAAGTTGCATATTTACATTCGGATGTTAAAACCCTTGAGCGAACAAAAATTATTCGTGACTTAAGGTTAGGCAAGTATGATGTTTTAGTGGGAATTAACCTATTAAGAGAAGGGATTGATGTGCCTGAGGTATCTTTAGTAGCCATTTTAGATGCAGATAAAGAAGGCTTTTTAAGAAATGAACGTTCATTAATCCAAACGATTGGTCGAGCCGCTAGAAATGAGAATGGTTCGGTTGTTATGTATGCTGATAAGGTGACGGATTCAATGCAAAAGGCAATGGATGAAACTGCTAGGAGAAGAAAAATTCAACAAACATATAATCAAGAACATGGGATTACACCTCATACAATTAAAAAACCAATTCGTGATTTAATTAAATATGATGATAACGATAAAAATGAAAAAGAAAGTCATTCTTTTGTTGAATCTGATTTTCAAAAGATGACTAAAAAAGAACAACAATCTATGTTAGAAACACTTAACAAAGAGATGCGACATGCAGCTGTTCAACTTGATTTTGAACAAGCGGCATCATTACGTGATACGATTTTAGACTTGAAAAGTGAAATGAAGTAGGAGTTGATTTCTTGCAAAACGACAAAATTATTATTAAGGGTGCTCGAGCACATAATCTAAAAAATATTAATGTTGAAATTCCGAAAAATAAGTTAACCGTCATGACGGGACTATCTGGTTCAGGCAAAAGTTCTTTAGCTTTTGACACCTTATATGCCGAAGGACAACGTCGTTATGTTGAGAGCTTATCTTCATATGCCAGGCAGTTTTTAGGCCAAATGGATAAACCAGATGTTGATTCAATTGAGGGATTAAGTCCAGCAATTGCAATTGATCAAAAAACGACCTCACATAATCCGCGTTCAACTGTTGGAACTGTTACTGAAATAAACGATTATTTTAGATTATTGTGGGCAAGAGTTGGAACACCTATTTGTCCCAATGATGGAACTAAGATCACCCGTCAATCAATTGATCAAATGATTGATGAAATTATGGCATTGCCTGAAAGAACTAAGTTGCAAATTTTATCACCAGTTGTCCGCGAATCACGTGGCCAACATAAAAAGACTTTTGATAAAATTCAA
Proteins encoded:
- the uvrB gene encoding excinuclease ABC subunit UvrB, encoding MNREENNHFELVSKYKPTGDQPEAIKKLTDGFNNGQKSQILLGATGTGKTFTISNVIKNVNRPTLILSHNKTLAGQLYGEFKEFFPNNAVEYFVSYYDYYQPEAYVPSSDTYIEKDSSVNDEIDKLRHAATNALLTRNDVIIVASVSSIFGLGSPEEYFKHTVSLHVGQQIERDDLLRQLVEIQFDRNDIDFQRGRFRVHGDVVDIFPASGDKHAFRVEFFGDEIDSIREIDTLTGEFFGKKDNIIIFPATHFLTDNEHLDTALSDIKKEMNEQVDKFKSEGKLVEAQRLKQRTTYDVEMMAEMGYTNGIENYSRFMDGRKPGEPPYTLLDFFPEDYLLVVDESHQTLPQIGGMYKGDKARKEQLINYGFRLPSALDNRPLKMPEFKTHINQAIYMSATPGPRELEMTDEKNIVQQIIRPTGLLDPTVEVRPIMGQMDDLVGEINKRIDNNERTFVTTLTKKMAEDLTDYLKDLGIKVAYLHSDVKTLERTKIIRDLRLGKYDVLVGINLLREGIDVPEVSLVAILDADKEGFLRNERSLIQTIGRAARNENGSVVMYADKVTDSMQKAMDETARRRKIQQTYNQEHGITPHTIKKPIRDLIKYDDNDKNEKESHSFVESDFQKMTKKEQQSMLETLNKEMRHAAVQLDFEQAASLRDTILDLKSEMK